From Aedes albopictus strain Foshan chromosome 1, AalbF5, whole genome shotgun sequence, one genomic window encodes:
- the LOC109411497 gene encoding transcription initiation factor TFIID subunit 11, whose translation MGIIGSCRGWDSLRKKQQPPVSSTPSVASSAPPPPPSGASSVAASSTNIGTVVTSQIYTSTAAAASTASVSASATSISPVTVTNTAQPTVHSAIFSSADIKDELESELEDEDEGEEFEVDSDLESDYWWEDCEEEEEIVPMSDSPVKRESSSSAQDKQEPATSRGSRKRKIDDEDASCSGSSSNNSADGDDKDGDKDSKKKKNRCATCRKKVGLTGFECRCGGLYCAIHRYSDKHECSFDYRELGAAEIRRNNPVVVGEKIQKI comes from the exons TTGTCGCGGTTGG GATTCCCTAAGAAAAAAGCAGCAACCGCCAGTCAGCAGTACGCCGTCAGTTGCTTCCAGTGCGCCCCCGCCACCCCCCTCCGGAGCCAGTTCGGTTGCCGCTTCCTCCACCAACATCGGCACCGTAGTCACATCGCAGATCTACACCAGCACAGCAGCCGCCGCCTCCACAGCCTCCGTCTCCGCCAGCGCCACCTCAATCTCGCCGGTCACGGTGACGAACACCGCACAGCCCACAGTCCACAGTGCGATCTTCAGTTCCGCCGACATCAAGGAT GAGCTTGAATCTGAAttggaagatgaagatgaagggGAAGAATTTGAAGTTGATTCGGATCTAGAGTCGGATTATTGGTGGGAAGAttgtgaagaagaagaagaaattgtTCCGATGTCGGATTCTCCGGTCAAGAGGGAAAGTAGTTCTAGTGCTCAAGATAAGCAAGAACCGGCCACTTCCAGGGGTTCCCGGAAAAGA AAAATCGATGATGAAGATGCGAGTTGCAGTGGATCCTCTAGTAATAACTCCGCCGACGGAGATGACAAGGACGGTGACAAGGacagcaagaagaagaagaaccgatGCGCAACCTGCCGCAAGAAAGTTGGACTGACTG GTTTCGAGTGCAGATGTGGTGGCCTGTATTGCGCGATACATCGATACAGTGATAAGCACGAATGCTCGTTCGACTATCGGGAACTGGGCGCGGCGGAAATTAGACGTAACAATCCTGTCGTGGTCGgagagaaaattcaaaaaatttga